In the genome of Candidatus Poribacteria bacterium, the window CCCTGGACTTTTGTGAAGGTGGAAACCGACGAAGGCATCACCGGTTACGGTGAATGTAGCGATGGCAGGAATCCTAACGGTGTGGTGGGAACTATTAAGGACTTTACACCACTGATGATTGGACGGGATCCACGCCCCTATGAGATGCGGTTTTGGGACATGATTCGCGGCTCTCGGCAAAGCCCCGGCGGTATCGCGGCGAAAGCGATTGCCGGTATTGAGTGTGCGTTGGTAGACATTAAGGCGAAGGCGTTGGGAATCTCGGTTGTTGAGCTGTTCGGTGGACCGACACGCGATGATGTGCGTGTCTACTGGTCACACTGCGGTTCTTCCCGCGCACGCAACTATGAACTCATCGGTGTCCCACCCTTAAAAAGCATGGATGACATCGCCGCATTGGGTCGTGAAGTCGTCGAAAAAGGCTTCACCGCGCTCAAGACTAACATCATTTTCCCCGGCGACACCGCATCTGTCCATTTCGGAGGCTTCGGGGGTGGACCCGGGACTACCGACGGAAACGTAACATCTCAAGTGCTACGCCACATTGAAACCTTAATCGGCACTTTCAGGGAAGCCGTAGGTCCCGATGTCAGTATCAACCTCGATCTGAACTTTAACTTCAAACCGGAAGCCTGCATGCGTATTGCCAAAGTGCTTGAGCAGTTCGACTTGCTCTGGTTG includes:
- a CDS encoding mandelate racemase/muconate lactonizing enzyme family protein; the protein is MKITNIETFIVDAGWRPWTFVKVETDEGITGYGECSDGRNPNGVVGTIKDFTPLMIGRDPRPYEMRFWDMIRGSRQSPGGIAAKAIAGIECALVDIKAKALGISVVELFGGPTRDDVRVYWSHCGSSRARNYELIGVPPLKSMDDIAALGREVVEKGFTALKTNIIFPGDTASVHFGGFGGGPGTTDGNVTSQVLRHIETLIGTFREAVGPDVSINLDLNFNFKPEACMRIAKVLEQFDLLWLEIDMYDHEALRQIKDSTTTKICTGENLYYMREYLPYFECRAADVFMIDVPWNGFAPSKKIGDLANVFQLNVAPHNYYSHLATHMSASLCAVLPNVRIMEIDIDDVPWKDDLTTHVPDITDGYMKIPTRPGWGTDLNEEVAKAHPWPDRRGDW